The Mustelus asterias chromosome 1, sMusAst1.hap1.1, whole genome shotgun sequence genomic interval ATAGCTAAACTCGGCCATAATTCCCGATAAGCAATGGCGTAGGGTTTCATTAATGCCCACCATTCTGCAATAGTGCGACCAGCCATCGTTTCTTCACTGCTTCAGTCACCAGGAAGGTCACCAACACCTCACACCGCTCTTCGCGCCCGGGCGCACTGTCAgacttttttcaaactgcgcacatcgggccagagccggcaaaacacgtatgggcgcgctgcaaagaggattccgggctcggatccgtattatGCCCGGATCTCacccttaggctccgattggtaaaatcaggccctatatgtaaagaccgaaaccagtcattgatagtcattgatagaggaaatgtatccattcaatgaaacaatgcgatgttaaatgcccatgtctgtacctatctgattgtaacgatgtgttaactaccgatcaccatgatctgtctactcaactataacaatgtgttaaatggctaatgtccggactatccattgtctgagaaGTATAAAAATGACCAACTactattgtattattgagaatGTAGCTGCCAAGttctgcggagtaccagtgctttctccctcgAAGCTTTGTGtccgaaataaagctgtattattgaacctccaATCTGACTCCAgtggtaattttcccacaacagaaccaagcatgctgaatgccttcttcatcactctgtctaccaatgactccactttcaaggagctatgaatatgtacccctagatctctttgttctgtaactctccccagtgccctaccattaactgagtaactcctgccctggttcaatctaccaaaatgcatcacctcgcatttatctaaattaaactccatctgccattcgtcagcccactggcccaattgatcaagattccgttgcaattggagataactttcttcactgtccgctatgccaccaatcttggtgtcatctgcaaacttactaaccatgcctcctatattctcatccaaatcattaatataaatgacaaataacagtggacccagcactgatccctgaggcacaccgctggtcacaggcctccagttggaaaaacaaccgtctacaaccaccctctgtcttctgtcaagaagtcaattttgtattcatttagatacctcaccctggatcccatgagatttaaccttatgtaacaacctaccatgcggtactttgtcaaaggccttgctaaagtccatgtagacaacatcaactgcactgccctcatctaccttcttggttaccccttttgTTGCTGTGTAATAAATGGTAAGAACAATCATATTTTTTTCATTCTCTAATGCGATGTGTGTTTGGCCggctggatcagcatttattgcccatccttaagttgcccttgaactgaatggttgtcTGAGCCATTGAagagttgctgtggatctggaatcacatgtaggtcagaccgggtaaggacggcagatttgcagggacattagtgaaccagatgggttctggaTGGGTTactacaatcgacaatggcttcatgaccatcattagacttttatatACAGATATTTTTTTCCACCGATTCAAATTTCATTATCtgatgggattcaaacttgggttccttgaacaggcaccggagtgtggcgactcggggattttcacagtaacttcattgcagtgtcaatgtcagcctacactaataaataaacataaaaaacGTAAACATTGCCATGGTGTCTCTGGATTGATGGTTTGTGACGTCACAACCTCCCTCGACAGCACCGCTTTCCCAATAGTTTTGTGGTTATTACTCGGGTGGAATCTTTAAATTTTTCTTCTAACTGTCATCTAGGGCAACATGCCAGCTGCCTTGCCTGGTTTTTCCGCCGTATTTCTGAACACTTAAGAGAAAGAAATGAGGCAGGTCCCATGATATCATGTTGGCAGGGCGGGCTATGAATGAAAATCATTCAGAaaatcaccccctctcccctcctagaCTTTTAATGCAATacctcttttattgaattcaaatttcatcaactgttgttgtgggattcgaacccagggccccagagaattaccctgggtatctggattactagtccagtgacaataccaatatGCCAccactttggggtggcacggtggcaccgtgattagcactgctgcctcatagcaccagggttcaattcccagccttggaaggctgtctgtgtggagtctacatgttttccccatgtctgcatgggtttcgtttgggtgctccggtttcctcccatactccaaaagatgtgctagttaggtggattagccatgctaaaatctccctcagtgtacccgtgcaggcgccggagtgtggcgactagggaattttcacggtaaacttcattgcagtgttaatgtaagcctatttgcgacactaataaataaactaaactaaaatgaAACAATTGTGCTGCCACTCACTCTGATTTAGATTTAATTAATTTCTTGAGTTGCTAGAAATGTAAGTGGCAACTAATCTGGATATTTACAGGGACGCTAAATCTGCAAGATAGCATTGCCTTTATTCCCGAGAGACTAATGTGTTGCCCATTTCCTGGTTACTTTAAAACACCATGAAGGAAGCAGCTTTTCCTGTTTATCTGAACCATTGAACATGTGTCAGTCGGTTGTGGGAGATGCCCAATCAAAAAATAGAAACACAATTGGATTTAAGTCTTGCAGTGCAGTAATGCCTTCTAAGAAATGACCCATGGCTTCTGTTTCCTGCTTCAGCAACACGTGTTTTCTGTAATAAAGCTGATTTGTAACCATCAGGAAGTAAAATAGTGGCTGTTATAAACTTTCAACTGGAAGGAAGCATCTGTCCAACAGCAAGAAATCTGAGGGCTTGCTACTTTGAAGTTATCAGACTACAAATAAGTTCCAACCAACTGAAGCCAATTTTGAAATAGTCACTCGCGCATTGCACTTTGCTTGTCACTgataaaatgttatttttaaaaaatgttattagtgttacaagtaggcttccattaacactgcaatgagattactgtgaaaatcccttagttgccacactatggcacctgtttaggtacactgagggagaacttagcatggccaatgcacctaaccagcaaatcttccgaaccgtgggaggaaacccacacagacacggggagaatgtgcagactccgcataggcagAGatttaagctgggaatcgaacccgggtccctggtgctgtgaggcagcagtgctaaccactgtgccaccatgccgtccatgccactgtgccacccataagaaTTAAAATATAATTTCAAGTATATGAAGATGAATTAAGCAAAGATTTCCCAACAGAATTTGGTAACTCTGTAATTAAATGTTAGCAATTGATAGTAAATGCAGCAATAACGAGTGGAATGGATTTCCACCCCCTCCACTCGGTGGGAATGGGCTAGTAGCGTGATTAAAATAACAATGGTGATGTTTTTGTTATTTTTGTTGAGGCCTTGTAATGGGAAAGTCTGGATGCCCACAGAAAAGATCTGAATGCCTGATTAACCCTTGTGACTTGGCTCGTTGGTATTTTGTGTTGCGTGGTTAACTAGCAGTCCTTCAGAGGACAAGTttaaagttaaattattagtgtcacaagcaggcttacctaaagttactgtgaaaaccccctagctgccacactctggcgcctggcgggagaatttagcatggtcaatgcacctaaccagcacatcttttggactgtggatggaaaccggagcacagctGTCTTTGTCAGACCCCTGCGACTGTTAATGCGCGTATGCAGCATCGGAGGTCTGCACTTGCacaatacctccctctacaggctgtcgggtgcattaagccccacccactgccttctGTCGCGAAAAACGGACTCACCCAATTTTTtaaagacagagtgcataagaatgggcctgaaaacatgcccaaaaaacagatctggaactctcccagtttcacgcCCGCCTGACACTTTTCCCCGTACAGTCTCACACATACTGTCCTTTTCACACATGAACACTCTCGCTCGCACACACTGGCCGGTATTTTCCGGCTGTACATGCCAACTGGATCATCTGGTCCTGCCAACAGTGCACTCCCTGCCAGGAAACCCTATTGCATTCAGTGGGAAAACCTGTTGataatggtgggaccagaagatcccggggggggattctcccaccccgccgcactaattttctagtgcagcagggtgggagaatttCACGGCCGGGCATGCGTGGGATTCGCGTGTGCATTCCCATCGTgcacgcatctcccagcgccagatttccggcacCATCTGATacgcgctggaaaccagcgggaaggcaggtgAATAATTTAAATCCCTATTTACATATAATTTCAATGTAATTAGCAGGCCTggggctgaattctccaggcccgctagcctctcccaccctgccagagtatttcactccagtggggtttactgtAGCTCTTTGCTTTCAGGGACCTAGTGGACCGACCCcggtggagtgaaggggggggggggggcaattggggccctctagggggttgggcggcaggcaggtgccccctgggcattggcaccttggcagtgccagcctgggccctctGGCATTGCCAATGCCAATgccagtgcccagggggcaccttggcactgtccatcggaCATAGGGCAGTGTAaaggaggcagggcctattggtGGCAGGGTCTAGGGGTGGAGCCTgattggggtagggcctagggggcaatgagtgggggtgggggtgtcccactgccactttgcattaGGATCAATGggcgcaggagggaggccagcgattggggtgggctgggggggagggggtggggggtgtgggtggtgggtCAGCCAGGGGAAGgtttgctgggggggggagggggggggaggtctgcctGTGGGGATGTATGCActgcgggagggggtgggaggaggcacTAGAGTTTGGGCGGGGTAGGCCAGGACCGGGggaggggtcggggctggcctgggaatgtttgggtgggccacgatcgggccatgggggtgttggggaggcaGCCCTgcggggggtcccgggctggccagcgatcaagttgGCCAGtaaacgggaggctgacagttcagggccactgcgcatgctggTTTCAGCTTcccgggcgggaataggcccccgcCCCTGAAgtctaatgatattcatgctggtggcctctgcagtgagcagagtgtgggagattctagtctgaactcccactgaaaataccagcgtgaattactccagttttcccgcaaattcaacacttagaattttttgggggacTCCCGACCCTGGAGTTTTATTCCACCATCCCTGGTACATCATCGCCCCCTGTTGCTGGCCAATGGAGAATCTTGCAGAATCACAGGGaaacagactgtgggtggaatttgaccggcacatccgcctgaggttcgtacaatcccacctgaggccaacctCAATGCCGTTCACCGAGCCTCGTCCGTacctggaatcggggtgggcgtgccggtaaaattccagcctctctctcacacacaccctctctctctcacacacacactctctctctcacacacacactctctctctcacacacaccctctctctctctcacacacaccctctctctctcacacacactctctctctcacacacacaccctctctctctcacacacacactctctctcacacacactctctctctcacacacacaccctctctctcccacacacacactctctctctcacacgcaccctctctctctctcacacacactctctctctcacacacaccctctctctctcacacacacactctctctctcacacacaccctctctctctcacacacacactctctctctcacaaaaacggtgcaggattttccggctgtgcttgccccaagaccggaaaatcctgcctgaggtcaacggacctttgcatggtccaagtCACGCCCACTGCGATTCCCGTGGCACGCGGCAtggaaaaattctgcccactctctctctcacacacactctctcacacacacactctctcacacacactttctctctcacacacactttctcacacgcacactctctcacacacactctctcacacacactttctctctcacacacactctctcacacacacactctttcacactctctctcacacacactttctcacacacacactctcactcacactctctcacatacacaccctctcacactctctcacacacacactctcacacacactctcacacacactctcacactcgcacacacactctctcacacacacacacactctctcacacacactctctcacacacactctctctaacgcacactcactttttcacacacactctcacacagacactttctctcacacacacactctctcacacacactctctctcacacacactcactttctcacacgcactctctctcacacagacactctctctcacacatacacactctcttacacactctctgtcacacactctctcacacactctctctctctcacacacactctttctcacacgctctctctctaacCATTCTTACCACTCCACATGGTCCCCAGCCAGAAACAGACATTCAAAACATACTGAGTCAAGCTTGGTTTAGAAGGTACAATCTCAGGAGCTTTGATGAATTCCAAGGTGTGAGTGTTCAAACCTTCCTGATTGATGAGCTCACTGACTAAATGATAATGAGATTTAGCCATGAAAATTCAATGGAGCAGACTTGCTTTCCTCACTAGGTGACTTCAACCACCTCACACTTGATGGAAGAGTCAGATAAAAATACATCCCTGCTTCACATGTGTGCATTTTGTACCTGTCTTGTTTGCGACTGAAATTTATGTCATTTATACAACTGTTCAATGATACCAGGAAACAAATGCCATCAGCTTGCTGTTTGTTCTCAGGACTAGAATGATTTACAGTTTACGTCAATTTACAACATACATTTGCAGGAATTTGTGCAGAGGCATATACTGACATATAAGGAGCAGGTCTGAATGACTATTTTCTAACTTTTATCTAATGTGTATTGTACGAGAGGAGTACGGTGTATGTGATGCTACACTAATATTGCACCAGGATTGATGGTTTTTTCCCAATTTCTCTCCAATTCCATGAGATCCACATTACAGCTACAGGGtcccagtggcagcagtgcatcTGCATTAGGTGTATGATATTACTGTGGATCACCTAAATTGAGTATCAGGTAACAATTAACGGAAGAGAACACTAATCTGGTTTGGTAAAGAAAAGAGCGATGTTTCCAATAACTCTAACTTAGTTGTTCAATGCCTAACTACATGAGCAACTGTGTCTGTTAGCGATATCGTTGCCTCATTTATACATCTTTCAGTTTGTATTTTTAGTTCCTCTAACTGCTGCCTGGGATAATGTCAGGCAAGAATTTGTAGTGAGCATCTGCAGTGCTTTCCATTTAAAGACTGCCATTCGAAAATCTCTCTTTGGTGCCCAGGTAGCAGAGATCCTCAGTGATAACCAGGGGCTAGGGTTTCCTGTGGCAGCAGGGCACCTGAGATACACTTGTAGTGGCATGGACGTCTGCATGGCCCCATGTAAGGAAGGTGTCCTCCTGCTGATGGGACAAGACCTGGCATGACCTGTACTGGAGGATACCATTAGGTGTGAATCTGCTATTACTGCAGGAATCATGATCCAATCACTTTCAAGGCTGTATCACTTAAATTGTGTGTATGTGGACACAATAGAGGAGATATTCCTGTGTGTTTCCATCCAGGTATACTGGATCACCCATACACAGAAGAGAAACCTGCAAATTAATCTAAATGGAGGGAAAACAGTCATGTTATCTGGAGCATGTGTTTTGACTCActcaaatttctgctgtgcccagGCAAATGAGGAAAATCTTCCATTATAACAGTTTTAAGTTTCAGACAAAATCTGACAGACATTGTACCACATGTCTATTGTTCCAAGTAATGGGTTGCAGCGAGTAAGTTATTTTGTCACcttatttttttgatttgatttattattgtcatatgtattgggatacagtgtattgttgtattgtttcttgcaca includes:
- the atp5mj gene encoding ATP synthase F(0) complex subunit j, mitochondrial, with product MAGRTIAEWWALMKPYAIAYRELWPSLAITTFLFYKISYGGKKAVKDKSASQGH